The Halocalculus aciditolerans nucleotide sequence ACGCCCGCGAGCTCGCGGAGAAACTCGGGCTGCGGCCCTGCGACGTGAACTACTGGGTCGTCGACAACGACGAGATGAACGAGCTCATCGCCTACGACGGCTTCCAGACGCGCTACCCGCACTGGCGGTGGGGGATGAAGTACGACCGCCAGGCGAAGCAGAACCGCTTCCTCGGCGGGAAGGCGTTCGAGATCGTCAACAACGACGACCCCGCGCACGCCTTCCTGCAGGCGTCGAACTCGATGGCGGACCAGAAGGCCGTCATCACGCACGTCGAGGCGCACGCGGACTTCTTCGCGAACAACCGGTGGTTCCGCGAGGACGGCGAGCAGCCGAACGCCGCCGCGACCCTCGAACGGCACGCCCAACGCATCCAGCGTCACCTCGACGACCCCGACGTGGAGCGCTCCGAGCTGGAGTCCTTCCTCGACAGCGCGCTCACTATCGCGGACTGCATCACGCCGCACCGCGGCACCGACCCGCCGGGGAGCGAGACGGTCGAGACGGACGACGACCTGAAGGAGCGACTCGGCGACCTCGGCCTCGACTCGGACGTCGTCGACGAGGTGTTCGACGACGAGTGGCTCGCCGGCCTCGACGACGACGCCGAGCGCGTGGCGGTGCCCGCCGAACCGGAACAGGACCTCCTCGGGTTCCTCCGCCGGTTCGGGCAGGCGTACGACGGCGACGCCGGGCGCGCCGTCGACTACGAGGACTGGCAGCGCGACGTCCTCGACGTGGTCCGCGAGGAGGCCTACTACTTCGCGCCGCAGAAGCTCACGAAGGTGATGAACGAGGGGTGGGCGGCGCTCTGGGAGTCCCTGATGATGGGCGAGGAGGCGTTCGCGGGCGACGACGAGTTCCTCGACTACGCCGACCACCAGGCGAAAGTATTGGGCAGCCCGGGGTTCAACCCCTACAAGGTCGGAAAACAGCTCTGGGAGCACGTGGAGAACACGACGAACAGGCGGGAGGTCCTCGAACACCTCCTGCGCGTGGAGGGCGTGACGCCGGCGACGTTCCACGAGCGCGTAGACATAGATGCCGTCCTCGCGGCGCTCGCGCCGCCCGCGGCGCTGGACGAGCTCTCCCGAGAGCGTCTCCACCTCCTCGACGACCTCCCCGCGGCGTGGGTGGACGCCGAGGGCGTCGAGGCGGCGGCGGCCGGCGAGTTCGACCCGGCGGACTACCCGTGGCGCGTCCTCACGAGCGAGGGGCTGGCGGTGCGGCACTACTCGCTGGCGAAGCCGCAGTACGCGGGCGTCCTCCGGCGCGTGACGCGCGCAGACCTCGAGGAGGTCCACCGTTACCTCTTCGAGACGGACCGGTACGCCTCGGTGCGGGACGCGCTCGCGGCCGTGGACCGGACGGCGGGCTGGGACCGGCTGTTCGAGGTGCGCGCGAGCCACAACGACGTGACGTTCGTCGACGCCTTCCTCACCCAGGAGTTCGTGGACGCGAACGACTACTTCGCGTACGAGCAGAGCCACGCCACCGGCCAGTACCACGTCTCCAGCGTCGACGCCGACGACGTGAAGAAGAAACTGCTCCTCCGGCTGGCGAACTTCGGGAAACCCACGATAAAAATCTACGACGCGAACTTCGAGAACGCGGGCGAGCTCCGCCTCGGCCACGAGTACAACGGCGTGCCGATGAACCTCGACCGAGCGGAACGGGTCGTCGAGCGGCTGTTCGACCTCTGGGGGCGGCCGGTGGTGCTGGACACCATCGCGCCCGTCTACGACGACCGCCAGGTGACGCTCGCGCAGAAGACCGGCGGCGAGCCCGAAGCGGACGAAGTCGGGCTCCGAATCCGATACGACGGCGAGGAGGCGACGCGCGAGGAAGTCGCGTGGGAGGTCGTCGCCGACCTCGCCGCCGACGACGTCGACTACGACACGAAGCCCGCGGAGTGGCTCGCCTGAGCCCCGAACCGTCACGGTTTTATTGGTCACTCTCGCTATGTGTGGCATGGCAACTCGTGGGACGACCGAGGGAGCGGGGCGTCCGTCCGCCGACGCGCTCCCCGTGGACGGGCGCGCGCTCTCCTTCGCGCTCGGCGACCGACTGACTGCGGCGGAGACGCCGGTCGCGGCGTTCGACCACGCGGCGTCGCCGGGCGGCATCAGGCTCTACCCCGCGACCGAACACACGCGGATTCTCGCGCTCCGCTCGCCCGTCGGCCACCGGCGGTTCTACGAAGTCGACGACGGCGTCGAGGACGCGCTCGACGACGCGGACGACTGGCAGCGCGCCTGAGACGCGTCCACAACCGGCAATTCCACCGCCCGCCAGACGACTTATACTCACTATGCGACTAGGTGGGCGTAGTGTCCAGTACCGCCCACGGCGACCCGCTCTCCCTCTTCCGGAACCGCGAGTTCCTCGCGCTCTCCGGGACGGCGTTCGCGCGAGCGCAAGCGTACTCGACCATCCTCATCGCGCTCGCGCTCTACGCCGACCTCTTCAACACGAGCGACACGGTCGCCGGCCTCTTCGGCA carries:
- a CDS encoding SpoVR family protein, with amino-acid sequence MTREKTEIARTLETPARDARELAEKLGLRPCDVNYWVVDNDEMNELIAYDGFQTRYPHWRWGMKYDRQAKQNRFLGGKAFEIVNNDDPAHAFLQASNSMADQKAVITHVEAHADFFANNRWFREDGEQPNAAATLERHAQRIQRHLDDPDVERSELESFLDSALTIADCITPHRGTDPPGSETVETDDDLKERLGDLGLDSDVVDEVFDDEWLAGLDDDAERVAVPAEPEQDLLGFLRRFGQAYDGDAGRAVDYEDWQRDVLDVVREEAYYFAPQKLTKVMNEGWAALWESLMMGEEAFAGDDEFLDYADHQAKVLGSPGFNPYKVGKQLWEHVENTTNRREVLEHLLRVEGVTPATFHERVDIDAVLAALAPPAALDELSRERLHLLDDLPAAWVDAEGVEAAAAGEFDPADYPWRVLTSEGLAVRHYSLAKPQYAGVLRRVTRADLEEVHRYLFETDRYASVRDALAAVDRTAGWDRLFEVRASHNDVTFVDAFLTQEFVDANDYFAYEQSHATGQYHVSSVDADDVKKKLLLRLANFGKPTIKIYDANFENAGELRLGHEYNGVPMNLDRAERVVERLFDLWGRPVVLDTIAPVYDDRQVTLAQKTGGEPEADEVGLRIRYDGEEATREEVAWEVVADLAADDVDYDTKPAEWLA